Proteins from a single region of Limosilactobacillus fermentum:
- a CDS encoding nucleoid occlusion protein has translation MAFSLFNIGKSKEPVKNQVVEVPLAQIVPNRYQPRQVFDQTAIQELAQTIDEHGLLQPIILREYETGKYEIIAGERRFRAMSLLNWTKAPAIVEKMNDQETASLALIENLQRSQLSPVEEAQAYQQLMELNKLTQSALAKGMGKSQSFVANKLRLLQLITPVQNAIMDHKISERHGRAMLSLSEDQQRDILMKIVNNDWTVRQTEDEIARMQGKPVPSEVEAQKQRELFGLDEELTVKKDDAQDQPAKKKKAPKKTKKVAGRVKVSDPRIAVNTIKESLKLVNDNGFETKVKETKTANGVELTITIVAPTD, from the coding sequence ATGGCATTTTCATTGTTTAACATTGGGAAGAGCAAGGAGCCGGTTAAAAACCAAGTCGTGGAGGTTCCGCTGGCGCAGATCGTGCCCAATCGCTACCAACCCCGCCAGGTTTTTGACCAAACGGCGATCCAAGAATTAGCCCAAACGATAGATGAACACGGGCTCTTGCAACCGATCATCTTACGCGAATACGAAACTGGTAAGTACGAAATCATTGCCGGGGAACGGCGCTTCCGGGCGATGAGCCTGTTGAATTGGACCAAGGCCCCGGCGATCGTCGAAAAGATGAACGACCAGGAAACGGCCTCCTTGGCCCTGATCGAAAACCTGCAACGTTCGCAGTTAAGCCCGGTCGAAGAGGCCCAGGCTTATCAACAGTTGATGGAACTCAACAAGCTGACCCAGTCGGCCCTGGCCAAGGGGATGGGGAAGAGCCAGTCCTTTGTCGCTAACAAGTTGCGGCTCTTACAACTGATTACGCCGGTGCAAAACGCAATCATGGACCACAAGATTTCCGAGCGCCACGGGCGGGCCATGCTCAGCCTTAGCGAGGACCAACAACGCGACATCTTAATGAAGATCGTTAATAACGACTGGACGGTCCGCCAGACCGAAGACGAGATCGCCCGGATGCAGGGTAAGCCGGTGCCAAGCGAAGTGGAGGCCCAAAAGCAACGCGAACTCTTTGGCCTCGACGAAGAGTTAACGGTCAAAAAAGACGACGCGCAGGATCAACCGGCTAAAAAGAAGAAGGCGCCGAAGAAAACCAAGAAGGTGGCCGGCCGGGTCAAGGTATCCGACCCACGGATTGCCGTCAACACGATCAAGGAATCCTTGAAGTTAGTTAACGATAACGGCTTTGAGACCAAGGTCAAGGAAACCAAGACCGCTAACGGGGTGGAGTTGACGATCACGATCGTTGCCCCGACGGACTAG
- a CDS encoding ParB/RepB/Spo0J family partition protein, producing the protein MSDARQLTAPPGPGEVVRELAVDSIRPNPYQPRRTFDQEGLAELARSIEAAGVFQPIIVRRPDPNLNRYELIAGERRLRATRMTERKTIPAIVRVLDDQTMMEVAVLENLQREDLSPLEEAQAYQTLIERLNLTQAQVAARLGKSRPYIANYLRLLGLPEEVKQMLASGELSMGQARTLLGVKDERRLVELAKRVANEGLTVRQLEEIVAGINKKGRQKPVVKSANPYLREAESQLAGKLGTKVSFQAKRRGGKIVIPYGSNQDLNRILELLGVHFD; encoded by the coding sequence ATGAGTGATGCAAGGCAACTGACCGCCCCGCCCGGCCCGGGGGAAGTGGTTAGGGAGTTGGCGGTGGATTCAATCCGCCCCAACCCCTACCAGCCCCGGCGCACCTTTGACCAGGAGGGCTTAGCGGAGTTGGCCCGGTCAATCGAAGCGGCGGGGGTCTTTCAGCCAATCATTGTCCGGCGCCCGGACCCCAATTTGAACCGCTACGAATTAATTGCCGGAGAACGGCGCCTGCGGGCGACCAGGATGACCGAACGCAAGACGATTCCGGCGATTGTCCGGGTCTTAGACGACCAGACGATGATGGAAGTGGCGGTCCTAGAGAACTTGCAACGCGAGGACCTGAGCCCCTTAGAAGAGGCCCAGGCCTACCAGACCTTGATTGAACGCTTGAACCTGACCCAGGCTCAGGTGGCGGCCCGCTTAGGCAAGAGCCGCCCCTACATCGCGAACTACCTGCGCTTGTTAGGCTTGCCCGAAGAGGTTAAGCAGATGCTGGCCAGTGGCGAGCTATCGATGGGCCAGGCCCGGACCCTCCTGGGGGTCAAGGACGAACGACGGCTAGTTGAACTAGCCAAGCGGGTCGCAAACGAGGGGCTGACCGTCCGTCAGCTAGAAGAGATCGTGGCCGGGATTAACAAGAAGGGGCGCCAAAAGCCAGTGGTTAAAAGTGCCAACCCTTACTTACGAGAGGCTGAGAGTCAACTAGCGGGTAAGTTGGGCACTAAGGTCAGCTTTCAGGCCAAGCGCCGCGGCGGCAAGATCGTGATCCCCTATGGTTCCAATCAGGATTTAAACCGAATTTTGGAACTGCTAGGGGTGCACTTTGATTAG
- a CDS encoding DUF951 domain-containing protein — translation MEEYALNDIVEMKKPHPCGVNRWQIIRVGADIKIECTGCSHIVMMSRYDFNKRLKKVLERAEQEED, via the coding sequence ATGGAAGAATACGCATTAAACGACATTGTCGAAATGAAAAAGCCCCACCCGTGCGGGGTAAACCGGTGGCAGATTATCCGGGTCGGCGCCGACATCAAAATTGAGTGCACCGGCTGTAGCCACATTGTCATGATGAGCCGCTACGACTTTAACAAGCGGCTCAAGAAGGTCTTAGAACGGGCCGAACAAGAAGAGGATTAA
- the ychF gene encoding redox-regulated ATPase YchF, which translates to MSLTAGIVGLPNVGKSTLFNAITKAGAEMANYPFATIDPNVGMVEVPDSRLARIDELIPAKKIVPTTFEFTDIAGIVKGASKGEGLGNKFLENIRQTDAIVHVVRAFDDDDITHVTGKVDPVDDIDTINLELIMADLDSVNNRLAKVQRAAKGRDKDALAELAVLEKLKPVLEAGKPARSVEFSAEEMPIVKGLFLLTIKPVLYVANVSEDDMANPEASKYMDVIKEHVAGDGEVIGIAAAAEEQIAEMDEEEKADFLEMEGVEEPGLNRLIRAAYQLLGLETFFTAGGKETRAWTFRKGTKAPQAAGIIHSDFERGFIRAEVMSFEDLDQYGSHAAVKEAGKLRLEGKDYVMQDGDIVEFRFNV; encoded by the coding sequence ATGTCATTAACTGCAGGGATCGTGGGGTTGCCCAACGTCGGGAAGTCAACCCTCTTTAACGCAATTACCAAGGCGGGCGCCGAAATGGCTAACTACCCGTTCGCAACGATTGACCCCAACGTCGGGATGGTCGAAGTGCCGGATAGCCGCCTGGCCCGGATCGATGAACTGATCCCGGCCAAAAAGATCGTGCCAACCACCTTTGAATTTACCGACATCGCCGGGATCGTCAAGGGGGCGTCCAAGGGGGAAGGGCTTGGGAACAAGTTCTTGGAAAACATTCGCCAAACCGACGCCATTGTTCACGTGGTGCGGGCCTTTGATGACGATGACATCACCCACGTCACTGGGAAGGTCGATCCGGTCGACGACATCGACACGATCAACCTGGAACTGATCATGGCCGACCTCGACTCCGTGAACAACCGCTTGGCCAAGGTGCAACGGGCGGCCAAGGGGCGCGACAAGGACGCCCTGGCCGAACTGGCGGTCCTAGAAAAGCTTAAGCCGGTCTTAGAGGCGGGCAAGCCGGCCCGGTCGGTGGAATTCAGCGCCGAAGAAATGCCGATCGTCAAGGGGCTCTTCTTATTAACCATTAAGCCGGTCCTGTACGTGGCTAACGTGTCCGAAGACGATATGGCCAACCCGGAGGCTTCCAAGTACATGGACGTGATCAAAGAACACGTGGCGGGCGATGGTGAAGTGATTGGGATCGCCGCCGCCGCCGAAGAACAGATCGCCGAAATGGACGAAGAAGAAAAGGCCGACTTCCTGGAAATGGAAGGGGTAGAAGAACCAGGCTTAAACCGCCTGATTCGGGCCGCTTACCAGCTCTTGGGCCTGGAAACCTTCTTCACCGCCGGGGGCAAGGAAACGCGCGCCTGGACCTTCCGGAAGGGCACTAAGGCCCCGCAGGCCGCCGGGATTATCCACTCCGACTTTGAACGGGGCTTTATCCGCGCTGAGGTCATGTCGTTTGAAGACCTTGACCAGTACGGGAGCCACGCCGCCGTTAAGGAAGCCGGCAAGCTGCGCCTGGAAGGTAAAGACTACGTGATGCAAGACGGCGACATTGTTGAATTCCGCTTCAACGTCTAG
- a CDS encoding DUF1129 domain-containing protein — MSEQEQKNAAAGQRQRQHLKEDRQKTGMMFENAGLTRKNEDFMYQLNKQLDAQGATAEAKTALLEETMTALLEGQKTGQTAKGLFGTPTKYADELLHPKKTPAEQQQTSTVLMSVDNGLMFFAIFTFMFGLIGLMQPSTLKLAQHGSAGLVAIILVAVAGGAAFGFVNKILLPTVDENGKQHRRPLWLRIVLVLGALIAWILVYMLVAFLPNAINPVLNAWAYLILGVATFFGDVYFRQRYHIVGGFWGSSANRRRR; from the coding sequence GTGAGTGAACAGGAACAAAAAAACGCCGCTGCCGGACAACGCCAGCGCCAACACCTAAAAGAAGACCGGCAAAAGACCGGGATGATGTTTGAAAACGCCGGGTTGACCCGTAAGAATGAAGACTTCATGTACCAGTTAAATAAGCAACTGGACGCCCAGGGAGCGACGGCCGAAGCCAAGACGGCCCTGCTAGAAGAAACCATGACCGCCCTGTTGGAAGGCCAAAAGACGGGGCAAACCGCGAAGGGACTGTTTGGAACGCCCACCAAGTACGCCGATGAACTTCTGCACCCGAAGAAGACGCCAGCCGAACAACAACAAACCTCGACCGTCTTAATGTCGGTAGATAACGGGCTGATGTTTTTCGCCATCTTCACCTTCATGTTTGGGCTGATAGGGTTGATGCAACCGTCAACCCTGAAGCTGGCCCAACACGGGAGCGCCGGGCTGGTCGCAATCATCTTGGTCGCCGTGGCCGGTGGGGCGGCCTTCGGGTTCGTCAACAAGATTTTGTTGCCAACGGTCGATGAAAACGGGAAACAACACCGCCGGCCGTTATGGCTCCGGATTGTCCTGGTGTTAGGGGCGTTGATCGCCTGGATCCTGGTCTACATGCTAGTGGCCTTCTTGCCAAACGCCATCAACCCAGTCTTAAACGCCTGGGCTTACCTGATCCTTGGGGTAGCGACCTTCTTCGGCGACGTCTACTTCCGCCAACGCTACCACATTGTCGGGGGCTTCTGGGGCTCGTCGGCCAACCGGCGGCGCCGTTAA
- the guaB gene encoding IMP dehydrogenase: MSNWDTKFAKKGLTFDDVLLIPAESHVLPNEVDLSTQIAKNLKLKVPFISAGMDTVTESSMAIAMALQGGMGVIHKNMSIQAQAGEVANVKSVALNSMMSHAAVDDQNRLLVAAAVGVTSDTFERAEALFKAGADAIVIDTAHGHSAGVLRKIAEIRDHFPNETLIAGNVATGEGTRALFEAGVDVVKVGIGPGSICTTRVVAGVGVPQITAIYDAASVAHEFGKAIIADGGIKYSGDIVKALAAGGNAVMLGSMLSGTTEAPGEVYEDNGKKYKSYRGMGSVGAMAQSHGSSDRYFQGGVNEANKLVPEGIEARVEYKGDVSDVIFQMVGGLRSGMGYVGAGDIQTLINQAQFVQITNAGLRESHPHDVQITKEAPNYK; this comes from the coding sequence ATGTCAAACTGGGATACCAAGTTCGCCAAGAAGGGGCTAACTTTTGATGATGTGCTGTTGATTCCGGCTGAAAGCCACGTATTACCAAACGAGGTTGACCTGTCCACGCAGATCGCCAAGAACCTGAAGCTGAAGGTGCCGTTTATCTCCGCTGGGATGGACACGGTGACCGAATCATCGATGGCGATCGCCATGGCCCTGCAAGGGGGGATGGGGGTCATCCACAAGAACATGTCGATTCAGGCCCAGGCTGGTGAAGTGGCCAACGTGAAGAGCGTCGCCCTGAACTCGATGATGAGCCATGCCGCCGTCGACGACCAAAACCGCCTGCTGGTGGCCGCCGCCGTTGGGGTAACGTCTGACACCTTTGAACGCGCCGAAGCCCTGTTTAAGGCCGGTGCCGATGCGATCGTAATCGACACGGCCCATGGTCACTCCGCCGGGGTGCTGCGTAAGATCGCCGAAATCCGCGACCACTTCCCGAATGAAACCTTGATCGCCGGGAACGTCGCCACTGGCGAGGGGACCCGGGCCCTGTTTGAAGCTGGGGTTGACGTAGTTAAGGTCGGGATCGGCCCTGGTTCGATCTGCACCACCCGGGTGGTGGCCGGGGTTGGGGTACCACAAATCACCGCGATTTACGATGCGGCTAGCGTGGCCCACGAGTTTGGGAAGGCCATCATCGCCGACGGTGGGATTAAGTACTCCGGTGACATCGTGAAGGCCCTGGCCGCTGGTGGGAACGCGGTCATGCTCGGTTCGATGTTATCTGGGACGACCGAAGCGCCGGGTGAAGTTTACGAAGATAACGGTAAGAAGTACAAGTCTTACCGGGGGATGGGCTCCGTGGGGGCGATGGCCCAATCCCATGGTTCTTCGGATCGTTACTTCCAGGGAGGAGTTAACGAAGCTAATAAGCTGGTTCCGGAAGGGATTGAAGCACGGGTTGAATACAAGGGGGACGTCAGCGATGTTATCTTCCAAATGGTCGGCGGACTGCGCTCAGGGATGGGCTACGTTGGGGCCGGCGATATTCAAACCTTAATCAACCAAGCCCAATTCGTTCAAATTACGAACGCCGGGTTGCGGGAATCCCACCCACATGACGTTCAAATTACCAAGGAAGCGCCAAACTACAAGTAA
- a CDS encoding LCP family protein: MDSEELQHRSSQHQHHHHHHHHRRRWLRWLWILVGLVVVVALFFAGMAWRNVRVATNSMYSPSGAVKSRNLSKLLAAKKPINILLLGTDTGALGRSYKGRTDTIMMMSVNPQTKKTTIVSIPRDMEVTLPDYSDESPAKLNAAYTYGGVKETIKTLKEYYNVPIDGYVLVNMGGLEKAINQVGGVTVKSPLTFSYEGYSFEKGKTYTMKGAQALAFSRMRHEDPNGDYGRQERQRLVIMALLKKSASYKSILNQSFLNDIADETQTDFTLNNMMSVALHYRSAGQSVTSDHAQGTSQTVSGEDFEVVSTTERQRVSNELRTTLGLKQVTVKTESN; encoded by the coding sequence ATGGACTCTGAAGAATTACAACACCGTTCTTCTCAGCACCAGCACCACCATCATCACCACCATCACCGGCGTCGCTGGTTGCGGTGGTTATGGATTCTCGTGGGGCTAGTTGTTGTCGTAGCGCTCTTCTTTGCTGGAATGGCTTGGCGAAACGTTCGCGTTGCCACTAACAGTATGTATTCCCCGAGCGGGGCTGTTAAGAGCCGGAACTTAAGTAAGTTATTAGCTGCTAAGAAACCAATTAACATTCTCTTACTCGGGACCGATACCGGAGCCCTGGGGCGGAGTTATAAGGGACGGACCGACACGATCATGATGATGTCGGTCAACCCGCAAACTAAGAAGACGACGATTGTCAGCATTCCCCGTGATATGGAAGTGACCCTGCCTGATTACAGCGATGAGTCACCGGCCAAGCTCAACGCCGCCTACACTTACGGCGGGGTCAAGGAAACGATCAAGACCCTCAAGGAATACTACAACGTACCGATTGATGGTTACGTGCTCGTGAATATGGGGGGGCTAGAAAAGGCGATCAACCAAGTGGGCGGGGTAACCGTTAAGTCACCACTGACCTTTAGCTACGAAGGTTATTCCTTTGAAAAGGGGAAGACCTACACGATGAAGGGAGCCCAGGCACTGGCCTTCTCGCGGATGCGTCACGAAGATCCTAACGGCGATTACGGCCGTCAGGAACGTCAACGGCTCGTAATTATGGCCCTCTTAAAGAAGTCGGCTTCCTATAAGTCAATCTTAAACCAGTCGTTCTTAAACGACATTGCGGACGAAACGCAAACCGACTTCACCCTGAATAATATGATGAGTGTCGCCCTCCACTACCGGAGCGCCGGCCAAAGCGTCACTTCCGACCACGCTCAGGGAACTTCCCAGACCGTTAGTGGGGAGGATTTTGAAGTAGTCTCGACGACCGAACGCCAACGGGTAAGCAACGAACTACGGACCACCCTGGGCCTCAAACAAGTAACAGTTAAGACGGAGAGTAATTAA
- a CDS encoding YveK family protein — MESEKNTNAIDLQHLWKLFVQHVRMILIWTVGLGVIAWGIATFVIPAKYTATTQILVNQRNSNDNNGQAYTNQQADIQMINTYKDIITNQVILKSASKQLANPSGSQRAYALSVAKLKGLLTVSTQNNSQVFSLSAEAGNPTEAKVIANTVAKVFKKQIRSMMNVNNVTIVSEATTPTSQSFPNKKLFALAGLVLGFLISYVYVLIRDLTDTTVRDNDFMTNELGLTNLGQVGEIHMPADFEFKPFDDQAAGHRRV, encoded by the coding sequence ATGGAAAGCGAAAAGAATACCAACGCAATTGACTTGCAGCACCTCTGGAAGCTGTTTGTTCAACACGTGCGCATGATTTTGATCTGGACGGTGGGCCTCGGCGTCATCGCTTGGGGGATAGCTACCTTTGTGATCCCGGCTAAGTACACCGCCACCACCCAAATCCTGGTTAACCAACGCAATAGCAATGACAATAACGGTCAAGCTTACACTAATCAGCAGGCCGACATTCAGATGATCAACACTTATAAGGACATCATCACCAATCAAGTGATCCTGAAGAGTGCTTCCAAGCAGTTGGCCAACCCGAGCGGGAGCCAACGGGCCTACGCATTAAGCGTGGCTAAGCTGAAGGGTTTACTGACGGTAAGCACCCAAAACAATTCTCAAGTCTTCTCCCTAAGTGCGGAGGCGGGCAACCCGACGGAGGCAAAGGTGATCGCTAACACGGTGGCCAAGGTCTTTAAGAAGCAGATTCGTTCGATGATGAACGTTAACAACGTGACGATCGTCTCAGAGGCAACGACGCCAACCAGCCAGTCCTTCCCGAACAAGAAGCTCTTTGCCTTAGCTGGGCTAGTGCTCGGGTTCTTGATCAGCTACGTTTACGTACTGATTCGTGACTTAACCGACACGACGGTTCGTGACAACGACTTTATGACCAACGAACTGGGCTTAACTAACTTGGGCCAAGTTGGTGAAATTCACATGCCAGCCGACTTTGAATTTAAGCCGTTCGATGACCAGGCTGCTGGTCACCGCCGGGTCTAG